The following proteins are encoded in a genomic region of Campylobacter concisus:
- a CDS encoding sensor histidine kinase, translating into MHKSFKIQIIATFVIMSLFCFQSFVILNLSQKNSTSKALFGAMKHETIIKNSFLKNENITPSLKYKFAIYDVNFNPIISNLAKQPSNFKFVTLEENGFLFYKSFFIKDKTPYYIVVEKELDNEKSIFLAALMLLVILVAVLFIVYFLYLSSVKPYKEFQKYMNNFFNDAMHELKTPLGVAGMNLEMLGLENKYITRIKNALKQMQITYEDVEYFIKRGYIKFPLEHLNLGEYIIERVKFLSSVADVKHIVVKTNLESDAFTMLSKVEAQRIIDNTITNAIKYSPKESKIIVNLELEADRINLSVQDFGKGIKDVKKVWKRYVREDEIQGGFGLGLNIVSEICQKHEIIYGVDSIYGKGSTFYYKFKRA; encoded by the coding sequence ATGCACAAGAGCTTTAAGATCCAGATCATAGCGACATTTGTGATAATGTCGCTCTTTTGTTTTCAAAGCTTTGTGATCTTAAATTTAAGCCAAAAAAATAGTACTTCAAAAGCTCTTTTTGGTGCGATGAAGCATGAAACTATTATCAAAAATTCGTTTTTAAAAAATGAAAATATAACTCCTTCTTTAAAGTATAAATTTGCAATCTATGATGTAAATTTTAATCCTATTATTTCAAATCTCGCCAAGCAGCCAAGCAACTTTAAATTTGTAACACTTGAAGAAAATGGCTTCTTGTTTTATAAAAGCTTTTTTATAAAGGATAAAACGCCTTATTACATTGTCGTTGAAAAAGAGCTTGATAATGAAAAAAGTATATTTCTAGCGGCACTTATGCTCCTTGTCATCCTTGTGGCTGTGCTTTTTATCGTATATTTCTTATATCTAAGTAGCGTTAAGCCTTATAAAGAGTTTCAAAAATATATGAACAACTTCTTTAACGACGCCATGCACGAGCTAAAGACTCCACTTGGCGTAGCTGGCATGAACCTTGAGATGCTTGGACTTGAAAACAAGTATATAACCCGTATCAAAAATGCCCTAAAACAGATGCAAATAACTTATGAAGATGTCGAATACTTCATAAAGCGTGGCTACATAAAATTCCCACTTGAGCACCTAAATTTGGGCGAATACATAATAGAGCGAGTGAAATTTCTCTCAAGCGTGGCTGATGTTAAGCATATCGTGGTAAAGACAAATTTAGAAAGCGATGCATTTACTATGCTAAGCAAGGTCGAAGCTCAGCGCATCATCGATAACACCATCACAAACGCCATAAAATACAGCCCAAAAGAGAGCAAGATAATAGTAAATTTAGAGCTTGAAGCAGATCGCATCAATCTTAGCGTGCAAGACTTTGGCAAGGGGATAAAGGACGTTAAAAAGGTCTGGAAAAGATACGTCAGAGAGGATGAAATCCAAGGCGGCTTTGGCCTTGGGCTAAATATCGTAAGTGAAATTTGCCAAAAACATGAAATTATATACGGCGTTGATAGCATCTATGGCAAGGGCAGCACCTTTTACTATAAATTTAAACGAGCTTAG